AAACGAGCGTTTCCTCGCGTGGCAACGAAGAGAGCCACTCCCTCCCCAACCGATTCGTTCGGTCACTTCGTTCCTTCACTCATCCCTCGCGCGATATCGAATCGGGGTTCGTCGTTGACTCACCCCGTTCAGCACGCGCCATCGTGGGATGACTGGCGAGTCGATTTGTCGTCGTCACTACAGCCCGTACTGATCGCGCACCAGGTGGGACATCCCGCGGTCCTCGAGCACGTCCATCGGCGCGAGCATGTCCAGTTGGACGACGCCCGGCAGACGTCCGATCTGGACGCCGCCGGTGAACGTACACCGCGAGCGGACCTCGCCCTCGCTCATGTCCAGCAGTTTCGTGGCGCGGTCGAAGGCGTTCTGCGTGGCGTCGTTGACCGTCGCGCCGGAGCCGATCACCTGGATCGGGCCCATGTCGTCCTCGATATCGACGCCGTGTTCGGTGCCGAGTTCACGACCCGCCTCGCGTTCGTCCTCGCTGTAGGGTTTGCTGATAAAGGGCAGGTCCTCCTCCGGTGGGAGCAGGACGGGCCCGTCTAACTCGAGGTCCTCGATGACTTCCACGTCCATCGTGACGTTCCCGCTCACGTCGGTCGTGTGCAGGGAGAGTTCGCCGTCGCCCTGATTCGCGTGGAGGTCGCCGACGTAGACCCCGGCGCCGTCGATCTTGACGGGACAGATCAGAGTCGCGCCCGGGCGCACTTGGGGGATATCCATGTGACCGTCCGTACGGGCCTCGAGTTCCTCCTCGCTCTCGACGCCGTAGTCGTGTTCGGCGCCGATGAGGTACTGGCCGAAGTCGCCCGCGTTGTGCGAGTCGGGCATCGTGATCGACGGCGTCGTCCCGACATTCCCGATGAACGGCCGCAAGCGACCCAGCGTGCCGGGCATCTCGCCGGGCTCGTACAGCAGGATGGGATGTTGGCGGGAGTTCTCGGGGATGTCCATCACTTCGTCGGCGTTCTCGGCGAGTTCGTGGGCGGCGTCCTCGTCGAGCGTGATCCCGACGCTGTGGTCGTCGTCGAAGGCGACGGTGTAGCCGTACTCGAAGCCGAAGGAGGAGGCGTTCGCGCCGCACTCGGCGCACTTGATCGCCTCCTCGCCGGTGCCCTCGACGACCGTCTCCGGCCACTCGGTGCCACACTCCGGACAGCGGTGGTCGACGAATGGGTCGTCGTAGAAGGCGTCCTCGCGTTCGGCCATCGACCCCGTGCTCGTCGCCATGCTCGTCACCTTGACGTCCCGGATGTGCAAGGCGACGGCGTCGCCGACTTCGGCGCCCTCGACGCGGATCGGTCGCGTGACCTCGTGGCCGCCCCGGAACTCGGGTGTCACCATGGGTCCCCAGCAGCCCGGCGGCGTGTACGTCTCGATCGTCCCCCCGTCCGCGACGGTCCCCGCCCACTCCTGATCGGGTCCGACGAGGCCGAGCGTGTACTGGTCGACGGACAGTTCCTCTCGGACTTCTCGCTCGTCTTGTTGTGACATACCATACAAAACTACGACGGAGACCGCGATAAGCCTACTGTCGCCGGAAGCGGCATTTCGGACCCGTTACTCCTTGATTTTGATAGTCTCGGCCCACGCTCGCAATCCATGGCGGGACCACATCACTAGCGGTCGGGGTGACCAAAATGGACGAATTCGACGTTCGTGAGCGCCGCCGCGACGCTCGGCGAGACGCTGACCGGCGGCGAGGCCGAGGACGTCGCCGCCCAGTTGCCCGACGAACTGGCGTGGGTCCTCGAGGACGCCGACCACGACGGCGCCGGCTATGACCGCGGGGCGTTCGTCGACCGCGTCGGCGAACATCTCCGCGACATCGACGTCGAACCCGACGACGCCGAGCAGTTCGCCGAGGCGGTCACCGACGCCGTCGCCGCCGCGCTCACGGGCGGCGAGGTCCGGGATCTCATGTCCCAGCTCGATGACGACCTCCACCCGCTGTTCGAGGACGTGACGGTCCATCCCGACCAGCTCTGAGCGGTATTTTCGCCGTTAGATGGCTTCAACGGACGGATCTATCGGCCGGTGGCCGTATCAGCCGCGATAGGTGCGTTCAAGTGGGTCTTGTCCCTTCAGTCACCTAATGGCTGATTCGACGGACGAGGACTCACAGGAGTGTCGAGTGTGTGGCGACACCGTTGCATCGTCTGCTAACCACCGCGTCGTGACCGCCGTCGAGGACGGCGAGACGGTCTACGAACACTTCTGTAGCGACGACTGCCTCGAGATCTGGGAGTCGTAGCTCGCGGACTCGAGAACGAAACCTGAATCGGACTGCGGACGGATGGGGGTGGGGAACGTCCCGTCGACTTCCACCCGATCCGACTCGCTACTGTTCCTTCGCGACGACGTCGCCGATGCCGTCGACCGGTCGGTCCGGCGTGACCTCGTCGATCTCCTCGGGGAGGCCGAGCTGGTACTCGCTCCCGTTCTCCCGGACCGAGGTCCGGCCGCGGTGGACCGAGACGTCGCCGTTGAGGTGGAGTTTCACCGCCTCGAGCAAGGCGTCGGCTTCGAGGGGCTGGCCGCGGCGTTTCATCTCGTCCAGATCGGCGTCGTCGGGGACGTCGAACGCGCGCTGGGTGATGATCGGCCCCTGGTCTAAGTCGGTCGTCACGTAGTGGGCGGTGACGCCCGCGACACGAACGCCCCCCTCGAGCGCCTGCCGGTACGCTTCGGCCCCGGGGAACGCGGGCAGCAGCGAGGGATGGACGTTGATGATGCGATCCTCGTAGCGGAAGACCACGTTAGGAGAGAGGATGCGCATGTACCGCGCGAGCACGATTAGGTCGACGTCGTACTCGGCGAGCACGTCGAGCAGTTCGTCCTCGTTTTGCTGGCCCTTCTCGTCGCCGATGTCGTGGAAGGGGACGTCGTAGTGTTCCGCGAGCGGCTGGAGGTCGTCGTGGTTGCCGATGACGACCCCGATGTCGGCGCCGAGTTCGTCGTTGGCCCACGCCTCGAAGATCGCCTCGAGACAGTGGCTCTCTTTCGTGCCGAGAACGGCGATCTGCTGGGTCTCGCGGTCGGCGGGGAATCGGACCTGAACGTCGAGTCCAAGGTCGTCGCCAAGTTCGTGGAGGTCCTCGCGGAGCGTCTCCTCGGTACAGACCATCTCGGAGGTGTCGACGGCTATATACATCCGGAAAACGCCGTCGCGAACCGCCTGATCGAGGTCCTCGATGTTGACTCCGCGCTCGAACAGGAGGCTGGTCACGTTGGCGACCAGTCCCGTATCGTCGTCTCCGATCACGGTGATTTCGGTAATGTCGGTCGTCATCGGGACCACCTCCGCTCGAGCGAAATTGGATTCATCACTACGTGCTTCAGTCTACCTGTCGCCAAAAGTCCTGCTTTCCGTGGATGTGTCTGAGAACGACTGCATAATATATTGCCCATCATAGTTGTGGCTAGTTAGCAGAATATGAACCAATATTATTAACACCGTGGCGGCGAGTACTAGGCTCGCATGACGTTACCAGGAACGCTCGACGTCGCGATCGTTGGTGCCGGCCCCGCGGGGATCGGTACCGCAGTCGCGCTCGAGTCCCTCGAGATTGAGTACGCCGTCCTCGAGCGCGATTGCATCGGTTCGTCGTTCCGACAGTGGCCCGACGAGATGCGACTGCTGACGCCGTCGTTTCCCGCCACGGCCTTCGGCACCCGCGATCTGAACGCGATCACGCCCGACACCTCGCCGGCACTGGCGCTGGACCGCGAGCATCCGACCGGCGAGCAGTACGCCGACTACCTCGAGGCCGTCGCCGCGTTTCACGAGGTGCCCGTCTACGGCGACGTCGACGTCGACCGCGTCGTCCCCGGTGACGCTACGGAAACTGAACCGGGCGAGACGGACGTCGAGACCGACGGTTTCTCCCTCCAGACCAGCGCTGGCCCGCTCGAGGCCGACTACGTCGTCTGGGCCGCGGGCGAGTACCAGTATCCGGCGGACGGCTCGTTTCCGGGCGCGGAGCACTCGGTCCACGTCTCGACGGTGGACTCGTGGGTGGCCTACGCCGACCGGTGGTCGCCGGACGGCGCCGAGACGGCCTTCGACCGCGAATCTTCGGACGCCGACGCAGAGCCGTCCGCACGCGTCGCGGCCGACGGCGCCGGCTCGACCGGCCCCGTCACGGACGACGTCGTGATCGTCGGCGGCGCCGAGAGCGGCATCGACGCGGCGCTCGGTCTCGCCGATGCCGGCTGCTCGGTCGCCGTGCTCGACGCCGACGGCCCGTGGCAGTACCGCAGTCCCGACCCCAGCGAGGTGCTCTCGCCGCGGACGAGCGAGCGACTCGAGCGAGCGCTGATCGAGGGACGCCCGATCGATCTCGTTACCGACGCGCGCGTTGCGAGTATCGAGTGCGTGCAGGCGGGCCCGGTACGCGCCGACGACGGCTACGTCCTCCGGACGACCGACGGTGATCGATTCCGCTCGCGGGCGCCGCCGCTGCTCGCCACCGGGTTCGAGGGGAGTCTCGCCGTCGTCGACGACCTGTTCGCGTTCGACGGCGACGCGCCAGCGTTGACCGACCGCGACGAGTCGACCGAGACGCCGGGGCTCTTCCTGGTCGGCCCGCAGGTCGCCCACGATGGGCAGCAGTTCTGCTTCATCTACAAGTTCCGCCAGCGCTTCGCCGTCGTCGCCGAGACGATCGCCGACCGACTCGGCGTCGATACCGACCCGCTCGAGGCCTACCGGGAACGAGGGATGTTCCTCGACGACCTCGAGTGCTGCGAGCCGGCGTACTGCGACTGCTGAGGCGCGACCGGACCGGAACCCTCTCGACGGCGTTCAGTCACGCGTCCACGTTCGAGACAATGACTCGAGTGAACGTATTCGGGGAGTTCGTCGGTCTCGTCGACCAAACCGTCACAGACGGCACCGGTATTGTGATCGAGCGCGACGCGCTGGGTGACGCTGGCCGCGGACTGGACCGACTCGTCGCAGTTCGAACTCGAGCGACCGTCGGACGTGATTCCGGCCCACGTCCGCGGGTAGTTACGCAGGTCGTGGCCGGAGTTTCTCGGGTATCGGTCGAATCGATCGGCACGATCGGTCACCGCGCATCGTCTCGAGAGACGAATGCTGCACCGATCGCGCGAACCCACGTCTCTTCGAAGTCGCCCGTCGTCACGTCCGAGTAGATCGTACAGACGTCCGGGCGGTCGTCGTTGCGCTCGACGTAGGCCTTGTAACACGGCGAGAGTTCGCTGTCCGCCGGTTGCGAGTCCGGCGACGCGGCTTCTTCGGCGAGCGTCTCGACGTCGATATCGGCGTCGGTGTCGGAATCTCGTTCGGTCACGGTAGTCAATCCGCGATCCCGAGTTCCGTCGCGTGATCGCGATCCTCGTCGGCGTCGTCCGTCTCCTCGTCGTCCGTCTCCTCGTCGTCCTCGAGTTCCTCTTCGAGCGGCTCGAACCGCGGGAATCGATCCCCGAGCGTTTCGGGGTCGGCTTCGAGATCGGCGTCGGTCGCCAGACACGACTTCAGGTCGCTGCGCAGCGACTCGCGGTCCATCTCGGTGCCGATCAGGACCAGCCGGACGTTCCGGTCGCCCCATCGGTCGTGCCAGACCGCCTCGAGTTCGGCGTCTTCGGTGAGGTGCTCGCGGCGTTCGTCTTCGGGAAGCGCGGCGACCCACGTCCCGCCGGGACCGACGCGAACCGACTGACCGGCGACGTTGAGTGTGAACGCCTCGTCGCGGCGGGTGGCGATCCAGAAGTGGCCCTTCACGCGGACGACGGTGTCGGGGAACTCGTCGAGCAGGTCGGCGAACCGTTCGGGGTGAAACGGGCGGCGCGCCTCGAAGACGAACGAAGAGACGCCGTGTTCCTCCTCGGCCGACTCGTGGGGCTCCTGAAGTTCCCGAACCCAGCCCGCAGATCGCCTGGCCGCCTCGAAGTCGAACCGATCAGTGTCGACGACGTCGTCGGGATCAACTCGACCGTGTTCGGTACGGACGATCTCGGCGCGGGGCTGGAGCACCTCGAGCGTCGCTTCGATCTCCGCGAGCGTCTCCTCCTCGACGAGGTCGCACTTGTTCACCAGGAGGACGTCGCAGAACTCGACCTGTTCGACGACGAGATCCCCGAGGTGTTTCTCGGTGCCGTCGTCGTCGAGCAGTTCGTCGGATTTCATCGCCGTCCGGAACTGGTGGGCGTCGACGACCGTAACGGTCGTATCGAGGTGACAGCCCTCGAGCGGTTCGATTCCGGTTTCCGCGTAGAACTCGGTGGGGTCGAGATCGGCCTGATCGAAGCCGAGCGTCAGGGTCTGAGCAACGGGTAGCGGCTCCGCAACGCCGGTCGATTCGACGACGATCCCGTCGAACTCCCGATCCGACGCGGTGAGTTCGCCGACGGCGTCGAGCAAGTCGCCCCGCAGTTCACAGCAGATGCAACCGTTCGAGAGTTCTATCAGTTCCTCGTCCTCGTCGGCGATGTCCGAGGACTCGGCGACGAGTTCGGCGTCGATATTGACCTCGCCCATGTCGTTAACGAGGACGGCGAGGTCGCGGTCAGTCTCTCGCAGCACGTGGTTGAGCGTCGTCGTCTTCCCAGCGCCGAGGACGCCGGAGAGCACCGTGACGGGAATCGAGCTATCGGGCATTCTGTTAACAATATGAACTCAATCATAATAGTAGTTATTATCTGACAAAGAAAAATTATTAAAACGGTGGCGCCATAGCCAACTCGAGCATGCGAACGTCATCGCTGTGGCCGACACAGAGGGGATCGTCCGCTGACCGAACCGCGCGACGCGACAGGGTGATCGGCGCCGAATGACCGACGCGGAACCTGCTCGGCGCTACTCGGAGCCCAACCGTGCCGTCTTGATCGGCAAGGAGAGCGTCGGGAAGTCCGCCCTCGCGGCGGGACTCACCGGCGCGGCGCCGGCCGCCGAGAACGTCGACGGCGCGACGGTCTCGAACGAGGTCTACCGGGGCGGCGACCTCGAGGTGATCGACACGCCCGGGATCACTCTCGAGGCGGACACCGAGACGACCCGCGAGGCGCTGGCTGCGCTCGAGGGTGCCGAAACGGTCGTCCTCGTCGTTCCGGCGTCGGCCATCGCCCGTGACCTCGGCGACCTCTTGCCGCTCGTCCGGGGTCGGACCGGTGCGGTGATTGTCACTCATTGGGACCGCGTCGAGGCGATCGACGAGACCGAGCGACGTCGCGCTGTCGCCGACCTCGAATCGGACCTCGGCGTTCCCGTCGTCCCGGTCGACGCGCGCTCCCTCGAGCGCGATCGGGTCGCGGCGGACGGCGGTCCCCGAGGCGGAACCACCGGCACGGACGGCGACCGTTCGATGACCCCGGCCGACGGCCGTGCGGTTCGCGCCGCGCTGGCCCACGCGGCTGAGTTGCCCGGCGACACCGCAGTGGAAATCGACTGGGATCTCGAGCCGCCCGAACGCGTTTTCGACCGGCCGTATCTCGGTCCCGTGGCGAGCGCGCTCGTTCTTCTGCTTCCCGCAGTCGTCGCCGTCTGGTTCGCCAACGCCGTCGCGGCCGAGCTGGATCCGCGCGTCGGCGCCGCCCTCGAGCCCGCCGTTCGCTGGACGACGTCGCTTCCCGGACCGCTCGCGGCCGTGCTCGGCGGCGACTACGGCCTGCTCGCGATGGGGCCGTTCCTGTTCGTCTGGGCGCTGCCGACGATGCTGATCTTCGCGCTGTTCACGGGCGCGTACGCGGCGAGCGGGCTGACGATGCGCGTGACGACGGCGCTGCATCCGATCGTGCGCCGCGTCGGACTCACCGGCCGGGATCTCGTCCGGGTCGTGATGGGCTTCGGCTGTAACGTCCCCGCGGTCACGAGCACGCGGGCTTGTTCGGACTGCACCCGCTGTACGACGATCTCGGCCGTCTCCTTCGGCGCGGCCTGCTCCTACCAGTTCCCCGCCACGCTGGCGGTGTTCGCCGCCGTCGGGATGCCGTGGCTCGTCGGCCCCTACCTCGCCGTTCTCGTCGCGACGACGCTGCTCTACGTCCGCCTGATCGCGCCGCCCGAAGCGCGCACGGCCGCCCTCGCCGTCGACCGACGCACCCGCCTCGAGCGGCCCCGTCCTCGTGCCATCTGGCGAGAGGCCCGCAGTTCGCTCGCGAGCTTCGTCACGACCGCGCTCCCCGTCTTCGCCGCCATCTGCGTCGTCGCCGCGCTGTTCGAGTACGTGGGCGCGCTCGAGCGCCTCGGCGCCGTCCTCGAGCCGGCGATGGCCGCCTTCGCCCTTCCAGCCGAGGCGGCGCTGCCGATCGTCCTCGCGGCGATCCGGAAGGACGGGATCGCACTCCTGACGGCCGAGTCGGCCGCGCTCGAGGCCCTCTCGCCGGTCGAGGTGCTGGTCGCCGTCTACCTCGCCGGCGTCTTGCTGCCCTGTCTCGTCACGGCGATTACGGTCGCCCGCGAGGTTTCGGTGCGGTTCGTCGCCGGGATGCTCGCGCGAC
Above is a genomic segment from Haloterrigena salifodinae containing:
- a CDS encoding acetamidase/formamidase family protein; translation: MSQQDEREVREELSVDQYTLGLVGPDQEWAGTVADGGTIETYTPPGCWGPMVTPEFRGGHEVTRPIRVEGAEVGDAVALHIRDVKVTSMATSTGSMAEREDAFYDDPFVDHRCPECGTEWPETVVEGTGEEAIKCAECGANASSFGFEYGYTVAFDDDHSVGITLDEDAAHELAENADEVMDIPENSRQHPILLYEPGEMPGTLGRLRPFIGNVGTTPSITMPDSHNAGDFGQYLIGAEHDYGVESEEELEARTDGHMDIPQVRPGATLICPVKIDGAGVYVGDLHANQGDGELSLHTTDVSGNVTMDVEVIEDLELDGPVLLPPEEDLPFISKPYSEDEREAGRELGTEHGVDIEDDMGPIQVIGSGATVNDATQNAFDRATKLLDMSEGEVRSRCTFTGGVQIGRLPGVVQLDMLAPMDVLEDRGMSHLVRDQYGL
- a CDS encoding DUF2267 domain-containing protein, encoding MSAAATLGETLTGGEAEDVAAQLPDELAWVLEDADHDGAGYDRGAFVDRVGEHLRDIDVEPDDAEQFAEAVTDAVAAALTGGEVRDLMSQLDDDLHPLFEDVTVHPDQL
- a CDS encoding DUF7576 family protein codes for the protein MADSTDEDSQECRVCGDTVASSANHRVVTAVEDGETVYEHFCSDDCLEIWES
- a CDS encoding formyltetrahydrofolate deformylase, encoding MTTDITEITVIGDDDTGLVANVTSLLFERGVNIEDLDQAVRDGVFRMYIAVDTSEMVCTEETLREDLHELGDDLGLDVQVRFPADRETQQIAVLGTKESHCLEAIFEAWANDELGADIGVVIGNHDDLQPLAEHYDVPFHDIGDEKGQQNEDELLDVLAEYDVDLIVLARYMRILSPNVVFRYEDRIINVHPSLLPAFPGAEAYRQALEGGVRVAGVTAHYVTTDLDQGPIITQRAFDVPDDADLDEMKRRGQPLEADALLEAVKLHLNGDVSVHRGRTSVRENGSEYQLGLPEEIDEVTPDRPVDGIGDVVAKEQ
- a CDS encoding NAD(P)/FAD-dependent oxidoreductase; this translates as MTLPGTLDVAIVGAGPAGIGTAVALESLEIEYAVLERDCIGSSFRQWPDEMRLLTPSFPATAFGTRDLNAITPDTSPALALDREHPTGEQYADYLEAVAAFHEVPVYGDVDVDRVVPGDATETEPGETDVETDGFSLQTSAGPLEADYVVWAAGEYQYPADGSFPGAEHSVHVSTVDSWVAYADRWSPDGAETAFDRESSDADAEPSARVAADGAGSTGPVTDDVVIVGGAESGIDAALGLADAGCSVAVLDADGPWQYRSPDPSEVLSPRTSERLERALIEGRPIDLVTDARVASIECVQAGPVRADDGYVLRTTDGDRFRSRAPPLLATGFEGSLAVVDDLFAFDGDAPALTDRDESTETPGLFLVGPQVAHDGQQFCFIYKFRQRFAVVAETIADRLGVDTDPLEAYRERGMFLDDLECCEPAYCDC
- a CDS encoding DUF7511 domain-containing protein translates to MTERDSDTDADIDVETLAEEAASPDSQPADSELSPCYKAYVERNDDRPDVCTIYSDVTTGDFEETWVRAIGAAFVSRDDAR
- a CDS encoding GTP-binding protein yields the protein MPDSSIPVTVLSGVLGAGKTTTLNHVLRETDRDLAVLVNDMGEVNIDAELVAESSDIADEDEELIELSNGCICCELRGDLLDAVGELTASDREFDGIVVESTGVAEPLPVAQTLTLGFDQADLDPTEFYAETGIEPLEGCHLDTTVTVVDAHQFRTAMKSDELLDDDGTEKHLGDLVVEQVEFCDVLLVNKCDLVEEETLAEIEATLEVLQPRAEIVRTEHGRVDPDDVVDTDRFDFEAARRSAGWVRELQEPHESAEEEHGVSSFVFEARRPFHPERFADLLDEFPDTVVRVKGHFWIATRRDEAFTLNVAGQSVRVGPGGTWVAALPEDERREHLTEDAELEAVWHDRWGDRNVRLVLIGTEMDRESLRSDLKSCLATDADLEADPETLGDRFPRFEPLEEELEDDEETDDEETDDADEDRDHATELGIAD
- a CDS encoding nucleoside recognition domain-containing protein, with amino-acid sequence MTDAEPARRYSEPNRAVLIGKESVGKSALAAGLTGAAPAAENVDGATVSNEVYRGGDLEVIDTPGITLEADTETTREALAALEGAETVVLVVPASAIARDLGDLLPLVRGRTGAVIVTHWDRVEAIDETERRRAVADLESDLGVPVVPVDARSLERDRVAADGGPRGGTTGTDGDRSMTPADGRAVRAALAHAAELPGDTAVEIDWDLEPPERVFDRPYLGPVASALVLLLPAVVAVWFANAVAAELDPRVGAALEPAVRWTTSLPGPLAAVLGGDYGLLAMGPFLFVWALPTMLIFALFTGAYAASGLTMRVTTALHPIVRRVGLTGRDLVRVVMGFGCNVPAVTSTRACSDCTRCTTISAVSFGAACSYQFPATLAVFAAVGMPWLVGPYLAVLVATTLLYVRLIAPPEARTAALAVDRRTRLERPRPRAIWREARSSLASFVTTALPVFAAICVVAALFEYVGALERLGAVLEPAMAAFALPAEAALPIVLAAIRKDGIALLTAESAALEALSPVEVLVAVYLAGVLLPCLVTAITVAREVSVRFVAGMLARQAAAAVGFAFAIAWTGRLLF